The following proteins are encoded in a genomic region of Ictalurus furcatus strain D&B chromosome 6, Billie_1.0, whole genome shotgun sequence:
- the mrasa gene encoding ras-related protein M-Ras, with protein sequence MATSAVPSDNLPTYKLVVVGDGGVGKSALTIQFFQKIFVPDYDPTIEDSYLKHTEIDGQWAILDVLDTAGQEEFSAMREQYMRTGDGFLIVFSVTDKASFEHVDRFHQLILRVKDRESFPMILVANKVDLVHLRKVTNEQGCEMAAKHNITYIETSAKDPPMNVDKAFHELVRVIRQQVPERNLKKKKKMKWRGDRAATSPKLRCTIL encoded by the exons ATGGCGACCAGCGCTGTGCCTAGCGACAACCTCCCCACCTATAAGCTGGTGGTGGTGGGTGATGGTGGTGTGGGAAAGAGCGCTCTCACCATCCAGTTCTTCCAGAAAATCTTTGTGCCTGACTACGACCCAACCATCGAGGACTCCTACCTGAAGCACACCGAGATCGATGGCCAGTGGGCAATTCTGGACG tactggacacagcaggccAGGAGGAGTTCAGTGCCATGCGTGAGCAGTATATGAGGACTGGAGACGGCTTCCTCATTGTGTTCTCTGTCACAGACAAGGCCAGCTTTGAGCACGTTGACCGATTTCACCAGCTCATCCTCAGGGTGAAGGATCG AGAGTCCTTTCCCATGATCCTTGTAGCTAATAAAGTGGACTTGGTTCATTTGAGGAAGGTGACGAATGAACAGGGCTGTGAGATGGCTGCCAAACACAAT ATCACTTACATCGAAACGAGCGCTAAGGATCCTCCAATGAACGTGGACAAAGCCTTTCATGAACTGGTCCGAGTAATTAG ACAACAAGTACCAGAGAGGAatctgaagaaaaagaagaagatgaaatGGCGAGGAGACCGAGCTGCTACTTCTCCCAAACTCCGCTGCACTATATTGTGA